The Megalobrama amblycephala isolate DHTTF-2021 linkage group LG7, ASM1881202v1, whole genome shotgun sequence genome window below encodes:
- the socs1b gene encoding suppressor of cytokine signaling 1b — protein MSLAQELMFLEFGAHFKGQIASSENSSLDSSAVQCKAAEPFIYALGPWRNGMSGPRFRMVQHNDSDHTVAPQGPAPKPAEPPKPCSEPPTHFHPFRDQQECDLITQAVNYLNHSGFYWGPMEADEAHARLAELPLGTFLIRDSMQANVFFTLSYRAPEGPTSVRVLLKGGGFSLAGSKHTFACLFHLIGYYIASPKKSLSMPYRGDAPQSLQELARRAVMQSYGKDSIHQLPVSKKLKEFLLLYPFSI, from the exons ATGTCACTGGCACAAGAGTTGATGTTTTTGGAATTTGGGGCTCATTTCAAAGGTCAAATTGCTTCAagtgaaaattcatctttggaTTCATCTGCAGTGCAGTGCAAg GCTGCAGAACCATTCATCTATGCTTTGGGACCATGGAGGAATGGTATGAGTGGGCCCCGATTCAGAATGGTCCAGCATAATGACTCTGACCATACAGTTGCGCCACAGGGCCCAGCCCCCAAGCCGGCCGAACCCCCTAAACCCTGCTCTGAGCCACCCACACACTTTCACCCCTTTCGGGACCAGCAGGAATGTGACCTCATCACCCAGGCTGTGAATTACTTGAACCACAGTGGATTTTACTGGGGTCCCATGGAAGCAGACGAAGCTCATGCACGACTGGCCGAACTCCCTCTTGGGACGTTCCTGATCCGGGACAGCATGCAGGCAAACGTTTTCTTCACTCTCAGCTATCGGGCTCCCGAGGGCCCGACCAGTGTGCGGGTGCTCCTAAAAGGAGGAGGATTCAGTTTAGCGGGGAGTAAACATACTTTCGCTTGCCTTTTCCACCTGATAGGATACTATATTGCATCCCCAAAAAAGAGTCTGAGTATGCCGTATCGGGGAGATGCGCCACAGAGCCTACAAGAGCTGGCGAGAAGAGCTGTGATGCAGAGTTATGGGAAAGATAGTATTCACCAATTACCTGTGAGCAAAAAACTTAAAGAATTTCTGTTGTTGTACCCTTTTAGTATATGA
- the LOC125272717 gene encoding uncharacterized protein LOC125272717 codes for MSGNIHISSQKYEKITCGRDSGGIIIWHKLEMAKYIQIIKKEKSHIWLKINKQLSQTTKDIFLCAIYIPPSESPYYNENIFETLHSQINHFQAQGCVLICGDLNARTGSLLDYATENVNNYIFGQSFQQNKIHFSRTNSVSQINKNGRLLFELCRSLGLYLVNGKVRGDSIGRYTYSSFHGCSTVDYMFTDFDLFSFRAFTVKPLTPLSDHSQITVYLKRTENTNIHAQPSKLYNITKNYRWVQDSTEKYPTAFDHPQVCLLMDNFIENIYPHNEDGINMAVENINYIFDYLATISNLKTTKKSHKQKEKNEKWFDLDCKKIKKNLRQLANQKHKTTRRFRFTSSLL; via the coding sequence ATGTCGGGAAATATCCATATATCATcccaaaaatatgaaaaaattacATGTGGGAGAGATTCAGGGGGCATCATAATCTGGCACAAGCTTGAAATGGctaaatacattcaaataattaaaaaagaaaaatctcatATCTGGCTAAAAATCAATAAGCAGCTTAGTCAAACTACGAAAGATATATTCTTATGTGCTATTTATATTCCTCCCTCTGAATCTCCTTACTATAATGAAAACATCTTTGAGACCCTCCACAGTCAAATCAACCACTTCCAGGCCCAGGGATGTGTGTTAATCTGTGGGGATCTCAACGCAAGAACGGGATCCCTACTCGACTACGCCACAGAAAACgtgaataattatatatttggaCAGAGCtttcaacaaaacaaaatacatttttcaaggACTAACTCTGTTtcccaaataaataaaaacgggCGGCTTCTATTTGAGCTCTGTCGAAGCCTCGGTCTGTACCTCGTCAATGGCAAGGTGAGAGGGGATTCTATAGGGAGATACACCTATAGTTCATTTCATGGTTGCTCAACAGTTGACTACATGTTCACAGATTTTGATCTATTCTCTTTCAGAGCCTTCACGGTCAAACCACTAACACCCCTATCAGATCACAGCCAAATTACTGTGTatctaaaaaggacagaaaatACTAACATACATGCACAACCCAGTAAGCTGtataacattacaaaaaattACAGATGGGTCCAAGACAGCACAGAAAAATACCCGACTGCATTTGACCACCCCCAAGTGTGCTTATTAATGGATAACtttatagaaaatatttatccTCATAATGAAGATGGCATAAATATGGCTGTAGAAaacataaattacatatttgatTATTTAGCAACAATATCTAATCTTAAAACCACTAAGAAATCTCAtaagcaaaaagaaaaaaatgaaaaatggttTGATTTggattgtaaaaaaataaagaaaaatttgAGACAGCTTGCAAATCAAAAACACAAGACAACCAGACGATTCAGATTTACGTCTTCATTATTGTGA